From Lujinxingia litoralis, one genomic window encodes:
- a CDS encoding glutamine--tRNA ligase/YqeY domain fusion protein — MTNSSDAPTPSNFIHDIIDADLEAGRVQKVVTRFPPEPNGYLHIGHAKSIVLNFGIAQKYGGECHLRFDDTNPLTEDEEYVASIQNDVRWLGYDWDEHLYFASNYFEKMYACAVHLVKEGKAYVDSQSQEEIREMRGTLTRAGQPSPYRERSVAENLELLEKMRAGEFGDGEHVLRAKIDMSNPNMLMRDPLLYRIRHATHHNTGDAWCIYPMYDFAHALEDAFESVTHSICTLEFENNRELYDWVIANSPVESEPHQYEFARLNLGYTVMSKRKLLQLVRDEEVEGWDDPRMPTIAGMRRRGVPPEALRNFCQLIGVAKANSTVDIQLLEYTIRDELNMKAPRVMAVIDPVKVTITNFPEGEVDWLDADYFPHDVPLEGTRKVPFSRELYIERDDYLEDAPKKWYRLKPGAEVRLRYGYYITCTEAIYGEDGELQELLCTYDPESRGGSTPDERKVRGTIHWVSATHAKAATFNLYDRLFTVERPDGDAEVDFQEYLNPDSLVVARGFVEPSVAEDAADVRYQFERQGYFWRDESSQDDALVFNRIVGLRDSWAKQQKKEAPKPAASKKAAPKPAAVKASKGQGEKGAAGEDRPNKRPASYERDQARAADPQLAACQVRYAEELGLSEDDADLLSGDRDVSSFFEAALQAYDRPQVVAPWIVNEVLPLVAEEQTVASLSVSPTDVATLVKMVDDDRITTAVSREVLAAVLASEGDPETIVRERGLEKVSDAESLKPVIAEVMARHPDNVTRYREGKTTLLGFFIGQVMKATGGAADAVKVRQMLEQELAGE; from the coding sequence ATGACAAACTCCTCTGATGCCCCCACGCCCTCGAACTTCATCCACGATATCATCGACGCCGACCTGGAGGCGGGGCGCGTACAGAAGGTGGTGACGCGATTTCCGCCGGAGCCCAACGGCTACCTGCATATTGGTCACGCCAAATCGATCGTGCTCAACTTCGGTATCGCCCAGAAGTACGGCGGTGAGTGTCATCTGCGCTTTGATGATACCAACCCGCTGACCGAAGATGAGGAGTACGTGGCCTCGATCCAGAATGACGTGCGCTGGCTGGGCTACGACTGGGATGAGCACCTCTATTTTGCCTCGAATTATTTTGAGAAGATGTACGCCTGCGCGGTGCATCTGGTCAAAGAGGGCAAGGCCTACGTCGACAGCCAGAGTCAGGAGGAGATCCGGGAGATGCGCGGCACGCTGACCCGGGCCGGCCAGCCCAGTCCCTATCGGGAGCGCAGCGTGGCGGAGAACCTGGAGCTTCTGGAGAAGATGCGCGCCGGGGAGTTTGGCGATGGGGAGCACGTGCTGCGCGCCAAAATCGACATGAGCAATCCCAACATGCTCATGCGCGATCCGCTGCTCTACCGGATTCGCCACGCGACCCACCACAACACCGGTGACGCCTGGTGCATCTACCCGATGTACGACTTCGCCCACGCGCTGGAAGATGCCTTTGAGAGTGTGACGCACTCGATCTGCACCCTGGAGTTTGAGAACAATCGCGAGCTTTACGACTGGGTGATCGCCAACTCGCCGGTGGAGAGCGAGCCTCATCAGTACGAGTTTGCCCGGCTGAATTTGGGCTACACGGTGATGAGCAAGCGCAAGCTCCTGCAGCTGGTGCGCGATGAAGAGGTGGAGGGCTGGGATGACCCGCGGATGCCGACGATCGCCGGAATGCGCCGGCGCGGGGTGCCGCCGGAGGCGCTGCGCAACTTCTGTCAGCTGATCGGGGTGGCCAAGGCCAACAGCACCGTCGACATTCAGTTGCTGGAGTATACGATTCGCGATGAGCTCAACATGAAGGCGCCGCGGGTGATGGCGGTGATCGACCCGGTGAAGGTCACGATCACCAACTTCCCCGAGGGGGAGGTCGACTGGCTGGATGCGGATTACTTCCCGCATGATGTGCCCCTGGAAGGCACGCGCAAGGTGCCCTTTAGCCGGGAGCTCTACATTGAGCGCGACGACTACCTCGAGGATGCCCCCAAGAAGTGGTACCGGCTCAAGCCCGGGGCCGAGGTGCGCCTGCGCTACGGCTATTACATCACCTGCACCGAGGCGATTTACGGGGAAGATGGGGAGCTCCAGGAGCTTTTGTGCACCTACGATCCGGAGTCGCGGGGCGGCTCGACCCCGGATGAGCGCAAGGTGCGTGGGACGATCCACTGGGTGAGCGCCACGCACGCGAAAGCGGCTACGTTTAACCTCTACGATCGCCTGTTTACGGTGGAGCGTCCCGACGGCGATGCCGAGGTGGATTTTCAGGAGTACCTCAACCCGGATTCGTTGGTGGTGGCCCGGGGCTTTGTGGAGCCGAGCGTGGCCGAGGATGCGGCCGACGTCCGCTACCAGTTTGAGCGTCAGGGCTACTTCTGGCGCGATGAGAGCTCCCAGGATGACGCGCTGGTGTTTAACCGGATTGTGGGCCTGCGCGACTCCTGGGCCAAGCAGCAGAAGAAGGAGGCTCCCAAGCCCGCAGCGTCGAAGAAAGCCGCTCCTAAGCCCGCGGCGGTGAAGGCGTCCAAGGGCCAGGGAGAGAAGGGCGCGGCTGGCGAGGATCGCCCGAATAAGCGGCCGGCCTCCTATGAGCGGGATCAGGCCCGGGCGGCCGATCCGCAGCTGGCCGCCTGCCAGGTGCGCTACGCCGAAGAGCTCGGGTTGAGTGAGGACGATGCCGACCTGCTCAGTGGCGATCGCGACGTGTCGAGCTTCTTTGAGGCGGCGCTCCAGGCGTACGACCGACCCCAGGTGGTGGCGCCCTGGATCGTCAACGAGGTGTTGCCCCTGGTGGCCGAGGAGCAGACGGTGGCCTCGTTGAGCGTGTCACCGACCGATGTGGCGACGCTGGTGAAGATGGTTGACGACGATCGCATCACCACCGCGGTCAGCCGCGAGGTGCTGGCGGCGGTGCTCGCCAGCGAGGGCGACCCGGAGACGATCGTCCGGGAGCGGGGCCTGGAGAAGGTCAGTGACGCGGAGTCGCTGAAGCCGGTCATCGCCGAGGTGATGGCCCGTCACCCCGACAATGTGACGCGCTATCGCGAGGGTAAGACCACGCTGCTGGGCTTCTTCATCGGGCAGGTGATGAAGGCCACCGGCGGGGCGGCCGACGCGGTGAAGGTGCGTCAGATGTTGGAGCAGGAGCTCGCCGGGGAGTGA
- a CDS encoding DUF2505 domain-containing protein — translation MKFTMTHRFECPAEQLWDIFDDPEFDRRLEEATGVRREVLQSSTEGAVEHKLLRCVSLKEMPAMMAKALGTESFEFEQANALDRQRGELAWKVKPAVLADRVEAQGVTRVQSEGTGCVRTIEGEISIRIPLVGKKMEGKLSENIKSSYEEAARIAREMVAERGLVAE, via the coding sequence ATGAAGTTTACGATGACCCACCGCTTTGAGTGCCCTGCCGAGCAACTCTGGGATATTTTTGACGATCCGGAGTTTGACCGTCGCCTGGAGGAGGCCACCGGCGTGCGCCGCGAGGTGCTGCAGAGTTCCACCGAGGGGGCGGTGGAGCATAAGCTGCTGCGTTGCGTGTCGCTCAAAGAGATGCCGGCGATGATGGCCAAGGCTCTGGGGACCGAGAGCTTTGAGTTTGAGCAGGCCAACGCGCTGGATCGCCAGCGTGGCGAGCTGGCCTGGAAGGTGAAGCCGGCGGTGCTGGCCGATCGGGTGGAGGCGCAGGGCGTGACCCGGGTGCAGAGCGAGGGGACGGGCTGCGTGCGCACGATTGAAGGGGAGATTTCGATCCGCATTCCGCTGGTGGGCAAGAAGATGGAGGGCAAGCTCTCCGAAAACATCAAGTCGTCGTACGAAGAGGCCGCGCGCATCGCCCGGGAGATGGTCGCGGAGCGCGGGTTGGTTGCGGAGTAA
- a CDS encoding Glu/Leu/Phe/Val dehydrogenase dimerization domain-containing protein — translation MSDRVEVLVIEDNPVHMRLIESLLKRGLELRFNVRIADRVDQGLALYEEKPADVVLLDLMLPDSEGFDTFTRVKGRVDPTPIVILTGLDDMQLAVRAVESGAQDYLVKSQINGELLSRSVRYALERARARAGEWKSPMLRLAHQQFLKAAQLMGLDDNVRQRLLFPQRSQVVTLPFRRDEYEQVETVFGYRVQHVLTMGPTKGGVRYHHDVNLGEVTALAMWMTWKCALMHLPFGGAKGGVRVRPETLSPRELQRLTRRYTSEIIDMIGPDKDIPAPDLGTNERTMAWMMDTYSEQVGHAVPTVVTGKPVVLGGSRGRKEATGRGVVFVIEEAARDQGWRLDEKTAVVQGYGNVGSHAARYLDELGVTVVGVSDHTGGCFDPGGIDFERLDRHVAEVGTLEGYAQGDRVSNAELLELKCDVLVPAAVENQITAANAGRLQCKMVAEGANGPTSTEADEILGERGILVLPDLLANAGGVTVSYFEWVQGLQNTMWSMSEVNERLRKLLTQAYRRVSAQAEDHKIDLRTAALIAGVERVSQAKLMRGLFP, via the coding sequence ATGAGCGATCGGGTGGAGGTGCTGGTGATCGAAGACAATCCGGTGCATATGCGCCTGATTGAGAGCCTGCTCAAACGGGGGCTGGAATTGCGGTTCAACGTACGCATCGCCGATCGCGTCGACCAGGGGCTGGCTCTTTATGAGGAGAAGCCTGCCGACGTGGTATTGCTCGACCTGATGCTTCCGGACAGTGAGGGGTTTGATACGTTCACCAGGGTTAAGGGACGGGTCGACCCCACGCCGATCGTGATTTTGACCGGGCTCGACGACATGCAGCTTGCGGTAAGGGCGGTGGAATCTGGGGCTCAGGACTATTTAGTCAAGAGCCAGATTAATGGGGAGCTCTTAAGTCGTTCGGTGCGCTACGCCCTGGAGCGGGCCCGGGCGCGGGCCGGGGAGTGGAAATCGCCGATGCTGCGCCTGGCGCACCAGCAGTTTTTAAAGGCCGCGCAGCTGATGGGGCTCGACGATAATGTGCGCCAGCGCCTGCTCTTTCCGCAGCGCTCCCAGGTGGTTACGCTGCCCTTTCGGCGCGATGAGTATGAGCAGGTGGAGACGGTCTTTGGCTACCGGGTCCAGCATGTGTTGACGATGGGGCCGACCAAGGGCGGGGTGCGTTACCACCACGATGTGAATCTGGGGGAGGTCACGGCGCTGGCGATGTGGATGACCTGGAAGTGTGCGCTGATGCACCTGCCCTTTGGCGGGGCCAAGGGCGGGGTTCGGGTGCGACCGGAGACGCTCTCGCCGCGGGAGTTGCAGCGTCTGACCCGGCGCTACACCTCGGAGATCATCGATATGATCGGGCCCGATAAAGACATCCCGGCGCCGGATCTGGGGACCAACGAGCGGACGATGGCCTGGATGATGGACACCTACTCCGAGCAGGTGGGCCACGCGGTGCCCACGGTGGTCACGGGTAAGCCGGTGGTGCTGGGGGGCTCGCGGGGGCGCAAGGAGGCCACCGGTCGGGGGGTGGTCTTTGTGATTGAGGAGGCGGCCCGAGACCAGGGCTGGCGCCTGGATGAGAAGACCGCGGTGGTGCAGGGCTACGGCAACGTGGGCAGCCACGCGGCACGCTACCTCGATGAGCTCGGGGTCACGGTGGTGGGCGTCAGCGACCATACCGGGGGCTGTTTTGATCCGGGGGGGATCGATTTTGAGCGTCTGGACCGTCATGTGGCCGAGGTCGGGACGTTGGAGGGCTACGCCCAGGGTGATCGGGTCAGCAACGCCGAGTTGCTGGAACTCAAATGCGATGTGCTGGTACCGGCGGCGGTGGAGAACCAGATCACCGCGGCCAATGCCGGGCGCCTGCAGTGCAAGATGGTCGCCGAGGGGGCCAACGGCCCGACCAGCACCGAGGCCGATGAGATCCTTGGCGAGCGTGGGATCCTCGTGCTTCCCGACCTGCTGGCCAACGCCGGCGGGGTGACGGTGTCGTATTTTGAGTGGGTGCAGGGGCTTCAGAACACCATGTGGTCGATGTCCGAGGTCAACGAGCGGCTGCGCAAGCTCCTGACCCAGGCCTACCGTCGGGTGAGTGCTCAGGCGGAGGATCATAAGATCGATCTGCGCACAGCGGCGCTCATCGCCGGGGTGGAGCGGGTGTCGCAGGCCAAGCTGATGCGGGGGCTCTTTCCGTGA
- a CDS encoding helix-turn-helix transcriptional regulator — MTRDIVTSSAPVQPEGAATQLRLEALKLLRDRADADAAVFFDAREVEGHLYLGTSLIIGAPSLRTPLVELHDRPLPSLLESVIRGPTAEERTQFISARQRRDLHFVGPDGELLDMADWPKRLGASDWIGLVVYSGARFVGWIGLWRLAPRSPFSPTAIHQVSPLVPTLQDILIRAHRAELEDDTQSTIYVLMSPDGELLHASPSAQPWYLSEYREELYKLTLNPTDAPRYFAGMSAVVTPMHGLGCPRAYLITLDPANYPRIVPELVLTPTQIEVARHATSGATVDEIARLLDRSPHTIKTHLKHIYRRLDISTRVELVELMGALPPHLADDL; from the coding sequence ATGACTCGCGATATCGTCACTTCTTCTGCCCCTGTACAACCCGAGGGCGCAGCGACTCAGCTCCGGCTGGAGGCACTCAAACTGCTTCGAGACCGCGCCGACGCTGACGCCGCCGTTTTCTTCGACGCCCGAGAAGTCGAAGGCCACCTCTATCTCGGCACCAGCCTCATCATCGGCGCCCCCTCGCTGCGCACCCCGCTGGTCGAGCTTCATGATCGCCCATTGCCCTCGTTGCTCGAGTCGGTCATCAGAGGACCGACCGCCGAGGAACGCACCCAGTTTATCTCGGCGCGGCAGCGCCGAGATTTGCATTTTGTGGGCCCCGACGGTGAACTCCTGGATATGGCCGACTGGCCCAAACGCCTGGGAGCCAGCGACTGGATCGGCCTGGTGGTTTACTCGGGAGCCCGCTTCGTAGGCTGGATTGGTCTGTGGCGCCTGGCCCCACGCTCGCCCTTCTCGCCAACGGCCATCCACCAGGTCTCACCACTGGTCCCCACCCTTCAGGACATCCTCATTCGCGCCCATCGCGCCGAGCTGGAGGACGATACCCAGAGCACCATCTATGTCCTGATGAGCCCGGATGGCGAGCTCCTCCATGCCAGCCCCTCGGCCCAGCCCTGGTACCTCTCGGAGTACCGGGAGGAACTCTACAAGCTCACCCTGAACCCCACCGACGCCCCGCGCTACTTTGCCGGCATGAGCGCCGTGGTCACGCCGATGCATGGTCTGGGATGCCCGCGGGCCTACCTGATCACGCTCGACCCGGCCAACTACCCGCGCATCGTGCCCGAACTCGTGCTCACCCCCACCCAGATCGAGGTGGCTCGCCACGCCACCAGCGGCGCGACGGTCGACGAGATCGCCCGACTTCTCGACCGCAGTCCCCACACCATTAAAACCCACCTCAAGCACATCTATCGCCGCCTCGACATCTCCACCCGCGTGGAACTCGTCGAGCTGATGGGCGCGCTCCCCCCGCATCTGGCCGACGATCTCTGA
- a CDS encoding DUF362 domain-containing protein, with protein sequence MDRRRFLKHLAATAALGITGAWGCAASPGLSHLKALAPGSSPPEPRVPAPATVVLVTDTDRGRALRRLLHTLEFSGHEHSIFVQPTLHDATPSPRSTHTALLASLARHCRSQACDSLHVGTRHLSRPTAPLFRAKQLPTMAHELGFDLLALDELPSHHWRIISPEPAPWQQGFALPRQVTDAHTYIQLATLLASPSAPGLHAALSGACGLLPTRHPGTDHHLLNELAACEDPGPRMLAVVHARQPDLIILDAFEIAPDEHRTEHCGVMLASTNPVAIDAVGLALLRRHQPPPELARGPVHEFPLLAHASEFPRIELSTDARDRPLADALQALLRT encoded by the coding sequence ATGGATCGCCGCCGATTCTTAAAGCACCTGGCCGCCACGGCAGCACTCGGCATCACCGGCGCCTGGGGATGCGCGGCCTCCCCCGGCCTCTCGCACCTGAAGGCGCTGGCGCCGGGCTCTTCCCCCCCGGAGCCGCGCGTGCCCGCCCCCGCCACGGTGGTGCTGGTCACCGACACCGATCGCGGCCGCGCCCTGCGGCGCCTCTTGCACACCCTGGAGTTCAGCGGCCACGAGCACAGCATCTTCGTCCAGCCCACCCTCCACGATGCGACCCCCTCGCCACGCTCCACCCACACCGCCCTGCTCGCCAGCCTGGCGCGCCACTGTCGCAGCCAGGCCTGCGACAGCCTCCACGTGGGCACGCGCCATCTCTCCCGGCCCACCGCGCCCCTCTTTCGCGCCAAACAGCTCCCCACCATGGCCCACGAGCTCGGTTTTGACCTGCTAGCCCTCGATGAGCTTCCCTCCCATCACTGGCGCATCATCTCCCCCGAGCCCGCGCCCTGGCAGCAGGGATTTGCCCTGCCGCGTCAGGTCACCGATGCGCACACCTACATCCAGCTCGCCACGCTCCTGGCCTCCCCAAGCGCCCCCGGGCTCCACGCCGCACTCAGCGGAGCCTGCGGCCTGCTGCCCACCCGCCACCCCGGCACCGATCATCACCTGCTCAACGAACTCGCCGCCTGCGAAGACCCCGGCCCACGTATGCTCGCGGTGGTCCACGCTCGCCAGCCCGATCTGATCATCCTCGATGCCTTCGAGATCGCCCCCGATGAGCATCGCACCGAACACTGCGGGGTCATGCTCGCCAGCACCAACCCGGTGGCCATCGACGCGGTGGGCCTCGCGCTGCTGAGGCGCCATCAACCGCCCCCGGAGCTGGCCCGGGGCCCGGTCCACGAGTTCCCGCTGCTGGCCCACGCTTCGGAATTCCCCCGCATTGAGCTGAGCACCGACGCGCGCGACCGCCCGCTGGCCGACGCGCTACAGGCTCTGCTCAGGACCTGA
- a CDS encoding hybrid sensor histidine kinase/response regulator yields the protein MKFFNFEDSESAGEQPRRRGTGRWLVVLVLVVGVAASLGGWWWLRQREADHVRGQFQRDAQLYASSVERRLLEKRLNMLAMLAFYRGSDVVEADEFRTFVETYLEGRSQIALLAWVPYVSESARSAFEASASRELGEDYEIVEPGQNVELMAARPRPDYAPTLHVWQAKISAKPGFNWLAIPRVANALRQARETGEVVMTGPIDLPGSSESSVLYGFVAAVSREEGTPEEHFAGWLIGVLHMQEVIAEAMQVRPAIDIEFELVDESDPGEPRTVYAWSGAGEEASTPEGQSDAESEVWRGRSAAEQGLVFHRPLNLPGPSWALVARPTEAYVSERVDRSTTVFLISGLLVTLIGVLYVNTTVGRTRRVERLVDERTASLREHREKLRTIAIEMARARQEAVEATRAKSSFLANMSHEIRTPMNGVIGMAELLQETQLNGKQHEYLTLLDRSARGLLALLNDILDFSKIEAGQLELDHREFRPIDTVAETLQVLATRASQKGLELVYSIEADFPFAVIGDPDRLRQVLINLVGNAIKFTDTGQVEIEMGFELQGDEEVEITMVVRDTGVGIPKKEQARIFEAFRQVDSSSRRQHEGTGLGLSISAQLVDLMGGHIELESEEGEGTEVTFTVLLELSQRWREEQEHQLASRRALVVDDNPVNRRLLRVVLTIWKMEVEVAADVASAREILAGQEEPFDVVLIDAIMPGEPGLELAREVFEQRDSQKQKLPAVMLMSSVGAVSSSEFDAFSTDYGERLCVWLSKPVKPSDLYDALSDCVVEGHRATESGALLEGSGEEEGICVLLVEDSPVNQKVARGLLARGEHRVELARDGQEAVEIFGADPQRFDLVLMDIQMPRMDGFEATRAIRELEREGPRERPLPIVALTAHAMKGDRERMLRAGMDDYLAKPIQPEELMRVISKWRPVEEGESPPSGESPGEAREEGAAPEPRGEGAAKEATPESDETPPKGGSEPEEDTMDTPSNGIWDPEIAHTSTGDDETLLRELASVFVEESSHWLRDLQAAIAHKDAREVRRLAHTIKGSALIFGARPVSQLAEQLEMMGKDAALEQAPPRYERLVKATGRLVEVLEDELLETSSESEAARGTGAGGSAPPSSPPA from the coding sequence GTGAAATTCTTCAACTTTGAAGACTCCGAAAGCGCCGGCGAGCAGCCGCGCCGCCGGGGCACCGGGCGCTGGCTGGTGGTGCTGGTGCTGGTGGTCGGGGTGGCGGCCAGTCTGGGCGGGTGGTGGTGGTTGCGGCAGCGGGAGGCCGACCACGTCCGCGGGCAGTTCCAGCGCGACGCGCAGCTCTACGCCAGCAGCGTGGAGCGACGCCTGCTGGAGAAGCGTCTCAACATGCTGGCGATGCTGGCGTTTTACCGGGGCTCTGATGTGGTGGAGGCCGATGAGTTTCGCACCTTTGTGGAGACCTATCTGGAGGGCCGCAGTCAGATCGCGTTGCTGGCCTGGGTGCCCTACGTCAGCGAATCGGCGCGTTCGGCGTTTGAGGCCAGCGCCAGCCGGGAGCTGGGAGAGGATTACGAGATCGTCGAGCCCGGACAGAATGTGGAGCTGATGGCCGCGCGCCCGCGGCCCGATTACGCGCCGACCTTGCATGTGTGGCAGGCCAAAATTTCGGCGAAGCCCGGCTTTAACTGGCTGGCGATCCCGCGGGTGGCCAACGCCCTGAGGCAGGCCCGGGAGACTGGCGAGGTGGTGATGACCGGGCCCATCGATTTGCCCGGGTCCAGTGAGTCTTCGGTACTTTACGGCTTTGTGGCGGCCGTCTCGCGGGAGGAGGGCACCCCGGAGGAGCATTTTGCGGGGTGGTTGATCGGGGTCTTGCATATGCAGGAGGTCATCGCCGAGGCGATGCAGGTGCGTCCGGCCATCGACATTGAGTTTGAGCTGGTCGATGAGAGCGATCCCGGGGAGCCCCGGACGGTGTATGCCTGGTCAGGCGCCGGGGAGGAAGCGTCGACACCCGAGGGGCAGAGCGATGCGGAGTCGGAGGTCTGGCGGGGGCGCTCGGCGGCGGAGCAGGGGTTGGTCTTTCATCGCCCGCTCAACCTGCCCGGACCGAGCTGGGCGCTGGTGGCGCGTCCGACCGAGGCCTATGTGAGCGAGCGGGTCGATCGGAGCACCACAGTCTTTTTGATCAGCGGTTTGTTGGTGACCCTGATCGGCGTGCTCTACGTCAACACCACCGTGGGGCGTACCCGTCGGGTGGAGCGTCTGGTCGATGAGCGCACCGCCTCGCTGAGAGAGCACCGCGAGAAGCTGCGCACCATTGCCATTGAGATGGCCCGCGCCCGTCAGGAGGCCGTGGAGGCGACCCGGGCCAAGAGCAGCTTTCTGGCTAATATGAGCCACGAGATTCGCACCCCGATGAACGGCGTGATCGGCATGGCGGAGCTCCTCCAGGAGACGCAGCTCAACGGCAAGCAGCACGAGTACCTCACCCTGCTCGATCGTTCGGCGCGGGGGCTGCTGGCGCTGCTCAACGACATTCTGGACTTTTCCAAGATTGAGGCCGGGCAGCTGGAGCTCGATCATCGCGAGTTTCGTCCCATCGACACGGTGGCCGAGACCCTGCAGGTGCTGGCGACGCGGGCCTCCCAGAAGGGGCTGGAGCTTGTGTACAGCATTGAGGCCGACTTCCCCTTTGCGGTCATCGGCGATCCGGATCGTCTGCGCCAGGTGCTGATCAACCTGGTGGGCAACGCCATCAAGTTCACCGACACCGGGCAGGTGGAAATTGAGATGGGCTTTGAGCTGCAGGGAGACGAGGAGGTGGAGATCACGATGGTGGTGCGCGACACCGGGGTGGGGATTCCGAAGAAAGAGCAGGCTCGGATCTTTGAGGCCTTTCGCCAGGTGGACTCCTCGTCCCGGCGTCAGCATGAGGGCACGGGGCTGGGGCTCTCGATTTCGGCCCAACTGGTGGATCTGATGGGTGGCCATATCGAGCTGGAGAGTGAGGAGGGCGAGGGCACCGAGGTGACCTTTACGGTGCTTCTGGAGCTGAGTCAGCGCTGGCGTGAGGAGCAGGAGCATCAGCTGGCCAGCCGCCGGGCGTTGGTGGTCGATGATAACCCGGTCAATCGCCGGCTGCTGCGGGTGGTGCTGACGATCTGGAAGATGGAGGTGGAGGTGGCCGCGGATGTGGCGTCGGCCCGTGAGATTCTGGCCGGGCAGGAGGAGCCCTTTGATGTGGTGTTGATCGACGCGATCATGCCCGGAGAGCCCGGGCTGGAGCTGGCGCGCGAGGTGTTTGAGCAGCGGGATTCCCAAAAACAAAAGTTGCCGGCGGTCATGCTGATGTCGTCGGTGGGGGCGGTCTCCAGCAGTGAGTTTGATGCGTTCTCCACCGATTATGGCGAGCGTCTGTGCGTGTGGCTTTCCAAGCCGGTCAAGCCCTCGGATCTTTACGATGCGCTCAGCGATTGTGTGGTCGAGGGGCATCGCGCCACCGAGTCCGGCGCGCTGCTGGAGGGGAGTGGCGAGGAAGAGGGCATCTGCGTGCTGCTGGTCGAAGACAGTCCGGTCAACCAGAAGGTGGCCCGGGGGCTGCTGGCGCGTGGGGAACACCGCGTGGAGCTCGCCCGCGACGGGCAGGAGGCCGTGGAGATCTTTGGCGCCGACCCGCAGCGATTTGACCTGGTGTTGATGGACATTCAGATGCCGCGGATGGATGGCTTTGAAGCGACTCGGGCGATTCGTGAGCTGGAGCGCGAGGGCCCCCGCGAGCGCCCGCTGCCGATTGTGGCTCTGACGGCCCACGCGATGAAAGGGGACCGCGAGCGCATGTTACGCGCGGGCATGGATGATTACCTGGCCAAGCCGATTCAGCCCGAGGAGTTGATGCGGGTTATCAGTAAGTGGCGTCCGGTGGAGGAGGGCGAGTCGCCCCCGTCTGGCGAGTCGCCCGGGGAGGCCCGGGAGGAAGGTGCGGCGCCGGAGCCTCGTGGCGAGGGCGCGGCGAAGGAAGCAACCCCGGAGAGTGACGAGACGCCGCCCAAGGGCGGCAGCGAACCCGAGGAGGACACCATGGACACCCCGAGTAATGGGATCTGGGATCCCGAGATTGCCCACACCTCGACCGGCGATGATGAGACGCTGTTGCGCGAGCTGGCCAGCGTTTTTGTCGAGGAGTCGAGCCACTGGCTGCGCGATTTGCAGGCTGCCATCGCGCATAAAGACGCCCGGGAGGTGCGTCGCCTGGCCCACACCATCAAAGGGAGCGCGCTGATCTTTGGGGCGCGTCCGGTCAGCCAGCTGGCCGAGCAGTTGGAGATGATGGGCAAAGACGCCGCGCTGGAGCAGGCGCCGCCCCGCTATGAGCGCCTGGTCAAGGCCACCGGCCGGCTGGTGGAGGTTTTGGAGGATGAGCTCCTGGAGACGTCCTCGGAGTCGGAGGCCGCGCGGGGGACCGGTGCCGGGGGAAGCGCGCCGCCGAGCAGTCCGCCGGCCTGA